The nucleotide sequence TTAAGCAAAGAATTAAAATGAAAGGTTTTAAGCAATTGATCAAGTGTAAGCAAACTCTCCATCCTATCATGCCTATTTGAGGagaattttgttttagacagaCATTATATCTTTGctcatttcaaatgttttattgtaATACTCTGATAAACATGCAACAATTTGTGCATGCATTTGTAAGCAAAAGAAGCCAAATCTCACTTTAAGAATGTCTACATGTTTATTTAAGCATCCAGGGTTTCCCAGCAGGGGTCTATGAAGCTCCCTGAGGTAAGGAAACTGTGTGGGGTTGTGAAATTAAAAATCCCTGTGGTAAACTATgcataaaatcataaaaacaaatataaataaataaattaatagcaATAACAGAAGACAAAAGGTCATTAAAACTCTAAAATAGAAATGACAGCTCCAAGCAAACAAAACTAGCTGTATCCAGAATAGCATACTAGAGCTTGTGCAcgacaatgtaaaaaatgtaatgacaaaaagtcaagacaacaaatatttttacgcTGCTTTAacctattttaataagttaataaggtttcaactacattttttaacttagaaaaagtttaacttaatatttctaATCAATCTGTTTAAgttaagatgactagaaaagttaatttgactcaactaaaataaattaaggcagcaagatttttttcatGTGCAATTCAGCCAAATGAATACCTACTAGTATTGAACTAAGAAATAAGAATAGTCTTAACTAGAACAGCTGATATGTAAACAACACATTCCCATAGATGTTATATATCAAAACAGTAAGGCaaaaattaattatgattttggTCAAGTTTTAGTATATGATTAATTAAAGCTGCTGTATTTTATAATAGTATTCTAGTAGCCCATCTAAACCAAATGGAAACCATACTTCTAGGTATAACACAATTATATACTAGCAGAATGAAAATTGCCACTGTTAATGATAAAATGTCTATTGAATGGATAGACAGTAACTAAAACGAGTGTACTGGTAGAACGAAAATATACACTGTTGATGTTAAAATGTCCATTGTATGGATACTAGTACCAGTACTTACTAAAACAACTGGTCAAATGAAAATTTATACTGTTAATAAAATCTCTATTAAATATATACAACTAGACAGTACTAGCTAAAACTAGTGTACTAGTGGAATGAAAATTGATACTGTTAATGATAAAATGTCAACcctgctaaaaccagcttgtccagcctggtttaagctggacatagctgccTGGTTTTGGctaggctcccagcctggctaggctggacAAGCTGGTTTTAGCGGCTCATCtcctagctaagaccaggctggaaatggctgaaaccagcctggaaatggccaaaatccttctaaaaccaggctggtcgaccagttaAGACCAGACAActagcttaggctggtttaagctgtttttttcagcaggatatttaataaatactacCAGTAGTAGCTAAAACAAGTGTACTGGGTCAAATGAAATGTATACTGTTCATGTTAAAATGTCTATTGAAGGGGTACTAAGTAGTAGCTAAAACAGGTGTACTGGTCATATGAAACTTGACACTGTTGATGTTAAAATGTCTATTGAATGGATACTAGTAAGTACTAGCGAAAACAAGTGTACTGTTAGAATGAAAATAGTATTCGTTTAATAGACATTTTAGTATAAACCGTGTCTAATACCTGTACTAGCTAAAACAAGTGTACTGTTAGAATCAAAAATTGTACGGTTTATGATAAAATGTCTCTTGAATGGATACTACCAGACAATAATAGTGAAACAAATGTACTGGTAGAATGAAAATAGACACGGTTTATGATGTTTATTGAATGGATACTAATACCAGTACAGGCTAAAACAAGTGTCCTATTAGAATTGTACTTTTTATGATAAAATGTCTATTGAATGAATACTTCCAGTACTAGCTAAAACAAGTGTACTGTTGGAATGACATTGTTGGTGTTAAAATGGCGTGCCATACAGTTCCATATGTCCGCGTGCACGAGCCTATACATCGACCACGTACACAACCACGTGAGCTGTACGTAGAAACAAACTATGGCACCGCTGAAGGTCACAGATCAAGTCCAGTATGAATAGTTTTCAGCATGATTTCAGCCGGTTCCCTATTACGCAAGTTCGTGTTTCATAATCCGTTAAGTGATGACAAAATGAAGAggacaaaacaaacattaatcGAAATCACGTCCAAGAGTCCACCGCTAACTTTTCACAAGATGAACACCTAAAGGAATTGTCAGCATTGTTATTTTagtaataaatgtgtatataatgAGTGTCAGTGGAGATTTGCGATGTCCAAGATGGCTTCATTCTTGCCTGCTTAGTGCCAGGCTGCAGTggttttacatgtgtgtgtgtgtgtgtgtgtgtgtacacagtgTTCCCTTTAAATGACAGTCTTAGCATGTGCTAATATAGTAGGCGTTTAACACCCCTGACAGTCGCTAAATGGTCATAATTACACATAAACCCTGTTAAATGTAATGTTAAGCACCAAAACGCTCGGATGTCGTGACTGACCTTCACGTTCCCTCAACCCTAAACCACATGGCATCTTCTTAAATAGTTACCTCATATTAAACactcataatgataataatacacgGCTTTCGATACAAACAAAACTCCAAATGTGTGAAATTAACAATTATTAGGACGCGGAAAGCTTACAGCGCATTTGCACTGCACTTACAAGAGGAACTGAAGGTTTATGGGACAGATAATAACGTTACGGTGCTCACCATCTCTGCCGAGGGGTGCCCGGCTCAGGGATTGTCGTGCCAGGGGCCCACACCTCTGCCAGGCTGCTCTGCACGCAAACATCTTCCAAACTGGCACGGAGGAAAAGCGGCGTGCTGGTCGAGTGGAGGCgcaatgaatgactgaatgactgcGGACACTGTAGAAGTGGGAGGAGCGAAAACGAGGGGGCGGGGCAAACGCTCGTGTAAACCCTCCTCCTGCTTGAATTGCTTAGCAGATTTTTTATAGAACATGTATTAATGTACAACTCTCAcaacttttgcttttttaagtaataaatgtgtgtaaataaatatcagtGGAGATTTGCAATTCCCATGATGGCTTCATTCTTGCCTGCCTAGCGCCAGACTTCAGTTTTACATGTGTGTACATTgtgttcccaaaaaaaaaaaccaaaaacattgtGTTCCCTTCATATGGCATTTTACATAGTAGGCGTGTAACACCTCTGAGAGTCACTAGAAGGTAATAATTACATTAGGCAGACCCCCTAGTGTTTCacgattttatttgtataaataaatgttttatatatatatatatatatatatatatatatatatatatatatatatatatatatatatatatatatatatatatatatatatatacacattttatttatttatatatttataaatactttcacaacatgtttgataatattttttttttggagaaagtcttatttgttttatttcggcatgaataaaagcatattttaatttttaaaacaaaatttttgggacaaaattattagcccctttaagctatattattttcaatagtctacagaacaaaccatcattatacaataacttgcttaattaccctaacctccctatttaacctaattaacctagttaagcctttaaatgtgactttaaactgtatagaagtgtcttgaaaaatatctagtcaaatattatttactgtcatcatgacaaatataaatcagttattagagatgagttattaaaactattatgtttagaaatgagttgaaacaatcttccctctgttaaacagaaattggggaaaaaataaacaggggccctaataattcaggggggctaataattctgatttccactgtatataaatataaataaatatataaatatataaatatataaatatatatatatatatatcttttttaacATTAGGTAGCCTATGTTAGGTATGCAATCTgaaacaatgacacaaatcataaaaataaaacgtttttattttggtctcttgtcaagacaaagATGGAAAGGACTTACTCTAATTATCAACTTGCCAAATTTGATCACATCATTTGCATTGAGACATTATACAATCAATTAGTCTCATAGAAACAAGTGGTAATGCCGGTTTTCAAAGAGTTCAAGTAGATATGTTCGAAAGAGTCAGTGAAAGTGAAGCAAGTCATATATACAcatctttattaaacattttagtaCATCGTTCAATAGCAGGGAAACACAGAAGCAGGAAAATCAGACGATCCACAAAGCACAGAGCAATCAGTGGCCTAAAACGAAAGAAAAAGGCATCTTATGTAAATTCAGAACagttaaaatgtacttaaaatttaaaaaaaatacttaaataatgatATTGAACAATGTTTCTGATTTATCTCCGAGGCGGTTTAAGTGTATGGTATATGGGTGAATTTACTTACTTGGCCTTTATGAATTACTCTAACCCGTTCCTTCTTTTGTACTCCTGCACATCATTGCTGTGTTGTTTGAACAGCTGGTGGGGAACAGACAGTGTGTTTGGAAagcttaataaaaaatatatgtttgtacAAATATTTGTTAGCAGCATTGAGGGTAAGGCATTACAAGTAACgcaagctatttaaaaaaaaaaaaaagaagaagaagaaaaagaaacctAGGTAGGATGAAacttgcaaaaacaataaataaataaataaatacgcaaataaataaataaacaaattctagcatgaataaaacaataaattaataaatacgcaaataaataaataaataaataaatgtatacataaatctacaaatccctgcataaattaaacaataaataaataattaattaatattgtatTGTAGCCACTAGATGGTAATATTAACTTGGTAATGCACTTTCATGCTGGGTTGGGTGTGATTATACGGAGGATTATGCAAaattatgcataataaataatataaatataaatataatataaataataataaacatattaatgaataaataaacgaatgaataaataaataaataaataaatacacaaattcctgcattaataaaacaataaataaatgaatgaataaataaagacaaattcctgcataaataaaattataaatgaataaatatgcaaatgaattaataaacaaattaataaatccacaaattcctgcataaacaaaacaccaaaaaaaataaatatgcaaaaataaataaataaattattaaatacacaaattcctgcattaataaatcataaatatgaaaacaaatcaattaattaataaaaacacaaatacctgcataaataaaacaataaataaataaatatgcaaataaataaattaatttatacacaaattcctgcataaataaaatattaaataaataaatgtgcaaaaaatgaattaattaataaacccacgaattcctgcataaataaaacaataaataaataaataaataggcaaaaaaataaatgaatgcatctataaatctacaaattcctgcataaagtaatatataaataattaatagtgcgGTGTGAAAGGACGAAGAATCTactttcagtttagcattttcttattccccCAACATCCGTGtaatttacataattataaatcTGCCCatactatttatatatttatttatacaggaatTTGTCGATTTTTagatacattcatttatttgtgtatttatttcttaattgttttatttatgcaggaatttgtggatttatttatttatttatttgcatatttattgttttaattatgcaggtatttgtgtttttatcaattaattaatttgcaaatttatatattgcttttgcaggtttcgtccCCCATACAAACCCCCCTGCAAGTTctaaaagagatcaagcctcagccaggtaagatatattaatgcaaaagtaactcaacaCATTATTTACCATAAAAATAACTAATTGCATTACTTAAGTTACGTTTTATGGCAACTAATGTGGTACGTTACTAATTCTTATCAcaagagtaactcaatattgtaatgcattactctcaaaagtaactttccccaacactgcttgtTAGCTGATTGAAATGAGTTACCAGTGCCCATAAGAAAACTGTGCTTCCAAATGCCAGTCCGACTCTCAGCATGTTCGGCTTGGAGACATCAGGTTTGGTGGCTCTATAGGCATTTCTGCTAACAACTGTAAGataaatcattaatatttaacaCATTGTCTTATTTACTGTACAGTTTGGGTGCTGTTTGATAGCTCACGACCTGATCTATAATAATCAGCAGCTCTATAATATAACATAGTGATGTAAATGTTCCACATATTTGCAATGTTATGGTGTACAACACTATCATATTTTTATTGTGATAACATACATTCATATGGAACagttaaaatgacaaataatacaaaacaacgtTTGTCCTTTGCTGGCCATTTACAATAAAACGCTGACAATTGTCATAAGGAtaatgataaatacattttcatacacaTATAAGAGCTAAATGGATTTTACAAATGTGTATTTAACTTcatataattcattatttgtaCAAAGCTAATGGATTGGCTGCTGTGTTGCTGCTAGTCTTGCTAAGCTAAGAAAGGTCAGGCCATACCGAACTGCTGACTAAGATCGGACGAATAACTAAATCTACCTAGCAAAATGTACGCGGAATGAAAAGTAAACCAGGTATATTTTGCATTCTAGTACTCACTTTTGTTGACAGTAGAAGTCCGCAACAACAACCGACCGAGAGGCATTTTGACAGCgtttctctctcacacaaaaTTCGATCTTAGCTCGATTATCGTTCCTGCCCATAGGAGGACTGGCTGATCTATTGGCACACAGAGTAATCGATCGCGAATGAAAGATAGCTGGAGAACAGAGAAAACTCACTTTTTTCAGCCGAAGTAATATTTAGTGTTTTAGTTGAATTAATGCTATCTATACTGTTCATTACGTGTGCAATTGTCATAtttttacattgaaaacataAATGGAACAGTGGACGTAcgtaaccaaaacaaaaacacagatacaactatataaaatatatgaatgagtgtgtatgggtgttttccagtactgggtagcagctggaagggcatccgttgtgtaaaacatatggttgGCGgtttttccgctgtggcgacccctcctgattaataaagggactaagccgaaaagaaaattaatgaatgaatgttacataatgatgtaattaaaataaatggtaaTTGTTTGTGTTACTTataattagatattttttctgttgaatgaaATCACTATAGAgtatggaggacgaaacctgcaaaaacaataaataaatatgaaaataaatatattaattaattaatcaacaaatttctgcataaataaaacaataaataaatatgcaaataaataaataaatataaaaacccacaaattcctgcatgaaTAGAACATTAAATAATTACGCAGATAaataattaatccaaaatattttcaattcattgttttatttatgcagtaatttgttaatttacttgttcatttatttgtgtaattatttatttattgtttatatttatgcaggaatttgagtatttatttattgatttatttgtgtatttattaatttattgctttatgtaggaatttgtttatttatttatttgcgcatttacttattgttttaattatgcaggaatttgtgaatttgttcatttatttattttttattgttttatttatgcagtaatttgtgtatttatttattcatttatttgtgtatttatttatttattgttttatttatgcaggaatttgtgtacttatttattcatttatttgtgtattaagttaTTTAGTGTTTGATTTATGGAgtaatttgtaaatgtattcattaatttatctaggtatttgcttatttattcatttattgtttgatttatgcaggaatttgtgcatttatttgttaatttatttgtttatttatttaatcaattgcttatttattcacatatttatttatttacttatttattcatttgtttgtttgtttttgcaggtttcgtcctctACAAAATTACACCCAACCCAACACGAAAGTACATTATCAAGTAAATATTACCATCTAGTGGCTgcaatttttttacaatctttagCTGCAATGCATGTCATATGAGaacaattattacattttttatattgtgGTAATTCTACTTTAATAAAACACTATTATTTTATTTCGTGCTATGTTTATATTCtctaaaataacacatttttattttggttcatttaattTCCATTGTATCACCCCCGCCTCGGAAATGTAGCACATTCAGCGCATGCGCAGTTCACCGTTTGACCCGGAGAGAAGCAGCGTCGCCATTTTGGTTCTGATAGGGGGGCCTGCTGTCACCACGTGAAGGCGAGAAGCCCCAGACAGCGAAGTTCGGGGGGCTTTTACGATACAGCAGACAATCCGGTTGGAGGATCGAGGATTCCGATTCATGAACAGAGCAAAAGTCGCGGTGAACAACCCTCAAGAAGCAGAAGCATGCCCTCGATAACTCTGCCACCGAAGGAGAACGCGCTCTTTAAGAGAATATTGGTAAGTTGCGGGAAATAACATCTGCAAACACGAACGCTGGATTGTTAATAATAGAAAGCAAGCATGTGTCAGTCGCCTTCCTATTTTAGCCTGGATCTCTCTCCTCTGGCCTCACCAGAAACCTCCTAAGAGTCTTTGGCAAGCTAGGAGTGAACACTGGCATTGCTTTAATACTCGTAACATGACTATTAGCTCGTGCACGTTCAAGCACTTTGATTAACTTGTCTTGCTAACCGCTTATTAGcatgttaagcgcaaagatatgTGATTTAATAGCTGATTAAACATCAAACAGTGTAATAATCTGCACCAAATAAACACAATAGTAGGTTTGCGAGTCAAATCGTGTCATTACACTAAGTTCATTTGATTAGCATGCCTGCAAGTTAACAGTATGAAAGTTGCTCCATTTAAAGCAACCACAACTTTAAAATGAAGCCATGTGAGTTTGAAATGCTCGAAGGAGATTTGTCATATGGATCTGTTACTCAAGTTTTATTGGGAAAACTTGACTTTCATCATTATATGTGTACTGACATTTTTATTAGCAGCGATTCAGAAATGCTGTCAGATGAACTGGACAATTCATACATGAATAAGCTTATATAACTAGAGTCGTGATTATTTGCTTGGTGATAGTAGGAGTTTTTAAAGGCCTAAAACATATGTATCATTCATTATTATAACTGGCGATGTGTGAGTATTAAAAACCCTTTGAAAGGATGGttcatcttaaagggatagttcacccacaaataacAATCCTCGGTCATCATTTGCTCTCCCCCCACTTGTTACTAACCAGTTTATTCTTTTAAAGACAAAGGAATCATATATTCAAGAATGTTGGAAAGAAACAGCCttggacttccatagtatttttgttcctactatagatgtcaaagACTGCTCCCCCATCTTTCTTCTTCAGAATATGTTGTTTATCCCTTTACCACTGTAATCCTCAGGCCAACtattattaaagtgattttatttcagtttttttttttttttgcttcacatTTTAAGAAGACTTAGGTGAAAATGTAAGTCAATGCATACTTGCACTTTAAAAGTCATACAAAACGTAAATggacaaaacaaaatgaagaatCCCCATGGCTCCTGATCATACATTGAGATGTTTATACTTTTCAATTTCTTGCCTGTGTGTTTTTATGAACCTAAATGTgtcattgacttgcattttatgaaacaCCTAAAGTTAGGGCTGTGCGGTTAATCGAATTGTgatttgaaatgttgcgattagctaaatgcaagaggctgcgatatgcaCTATATTTTAATTTTCCAGTGTTTCCACGGggtcctaaaatgtcttaaatccccaaatcaaaattttaggccttaaaaagtcttacatttattgaaatattatgttgtagattttaaatcttttttaacaggTCCTAATTTCCCTTTATTCATGTATTGCTACCTAATCTGggcaaaacccatacaatcaccaacaatccatcttaataaaacttttattaaacttttatttaaaaaggcaaTTTTTAACTGTTTATCataatgatttgtttattttccttacaataacatttgttttaaggTTCTCTATGTATTTACCGCTGAGGACACCGACCTGGACATATTGTTGGCATAGATttggtttattatagttttaaaaacatttgttcattattttttattttaaagaaagtttatgttgtaaacaagtgtatggatacaagtagtGCTTGCTCATTTTTACAcaccatttaaaatattttgcacagaaatatcaaaaatatttacattttttattattaatttattattgtattattaaatgtattcaattataatatttttttaaagggcaaATAATCATCTTTTCCATCtaggccatttgaaaaattccttagcctttagccctttatgagtccaaagtttaattcataatggtcttaaaaatgtcttgaagtttcaaatttaacttggtgaagcCTGCAGAAAACCtgattttaaaataagaatt is from Danio rerio strain Tuebingen ecotype United States chromosome 14, GRCz12tu, whole genome shotgun sequence and encodes:
- the ndufc1 gene encoding NADH dehydrogenase [ubiquinone] 1 subunit C1, mitochondrial, coding for MPLGRLLLRTSTVNKIVSRNAYRATKPDVSKPNMLRVGLAFGSTVFLWALLFKQHSNDVQEYKRRNGLE